A window of Clavibacter michiganensis contains these coding sequences:
- a CDS encoding DUF1990 family protein, producing MRRSTYTATAVTYGSVGGTQAVDLMTYPPEGYRPAEASARLGSGDERFEQAVALLMTWGVQRGSGIEVTRIEQEVPDDPGYQGLEFDEDGVPQVPVDRPRETLYGDDGTAWITSGTSAVLRMPFGPFHPEAPVRVVYTVQETDRVGFAYGTVHGHPLSGEEAFLVSREPDGSVWLTLRVFSRPASWPMRLASPVLRVVQGVFMRRYLKALHPAVASA from the coding sequence ATGCGCCGCAGCACCTACACCGCTACCGCCGTCACGTACGGCTCCGTCGGCGGCACCCAGGCCGTCGACCTCATGACCTATCCGCCCGAGGGCTATCGTCCCGCCGAGGCGAGCGCCCGGCTCGGCAGCGGCGACGAGCGCTTCGAGCAGGCCGTCGCGCTCCTCATGACGTGGGGCGTCCAGCGCGGCAGCGGGATCGAGGTCACCCGCATCGAGCAGGAGGTGCCGGACGACCCCGGCTACCAGGGGCTGGAGTTCGACGAGGACGGGGTGCCCCAGGTGCCCGTCGACCGCCCGCGAGAGACGCTGTACGGCGACGACGGCACCGCGTGGATCACATCCGGCACGTCAGCCGTGCTCCGCATGCCGTTCGGACCGTTCCACCCCGAGGCGCCCGTCCGCGTCGTCTACACCGTGCAGGAGACCGACCGGGTCGGCTTCGCCTACGGCACGGTGCACGGGCACCCGCTGAGCGGCGAGGAGGCGTTCCTCGTCTCCCGGGAGCCCGACGGCAGCGTGTGGCTCACCCTCCGCGTCTTCTCCCGACCGGCGTCATGGCCGATGCGGCTCGCGAGCCCCGTCCTCCGCGTCGTGCAGGGCGTCTTCATGCGCCGGTACCTCAAGGCACTGCACCCGGCGGTCGCGTCCGCCTGA
- a CDS encoding HAD family hydrolase encodes MTDARTSRPLHVLWDVDGTLLLNGPRAGGMYHRAIELAAGVELEDRTVHAHGKTDGQIIWETLDLYGLPESLHAAVREQLEGMSRVEHYGAGRREVPVGVPRLVADVAERGWVNALLTGNSPLRARYKLDGAGLDVDLFDWDASFFGHEARIRSDLTRRAADALAGASVVIIGDTPADGVAAEAAGFPFVAVATGAYDVGQLRAPDAHAAVVVADLEAGHDEVMAYLDGLAER; translated from the coding sequence ATGACCGACGCCAGAACCTCCCGGCCCCTGCACGTCCTCTGGGACGTCGACGGCACGCTCCTGCTCAACGGCCCACGCGCCGGCGGCATGTACCACCGCGCGATCGAGCTGGCCGCGGGCGTCGAGCTCGAGGACCGCACGGTCCACGCGCACGGGAAGACCGACGGGCAGATCATCTGGGAGACCCTCGACCTCTACGGGCTGCCGGAGTCGCTGCACGCGGCCGTCCGGGAGCAGCTCGAGGGGATGTCCCGCGTCGAGCACTACGGCGCGGGTCGGCGCGAGGTGCCCGTCGGCGTCCCCCGCCTCGTCGCCGACGTCGCCGAGCGCGGCTGGGTGAACGCGCTGCTGACCGGCAACTCGCCGCTCCGCGCCCGGTACAAGCTCGACGGCGCGGGGCTCGACGTCGACCTGTTCGACTGGGACGCGTCCTTCTTCGGGCACGAGGCCCGGATCCGCAGCGACCTCACCCGCCGCGCGGCCGACGCGCTGGCCGGGGCGAGCGTCGTGATCATCGGCGACACCCCCGCGGACGGCGTCGCCGCCGAGGCCGCTGGCTTCCCCTTCGTGGCCGTCGCCACGGGCGCGTACGACGTCGGACAGCTCCGGGCGCCGGACGCCCACGCGGCCGTGGTGGTGGCGGACCTCGAAGCGGGTCACGACGAGGTCATGGCCTATCTCGACGGTCTCGCCGAGCGCTGA
- the hemW gene encoding radical SAM family heme chaperone HemW: MPSALPLADPAPADGLLPTSAADGADARAFGVYLHVPFCRVRCGYCDFNTYTAPELRGVRQSDYASQAVQEVRFAGSSLRDSGIPARSASTVFLGGGTPTLLPVEDLVRMLDAVRETFGLAEGAEVTTEANPDSVDDAYLAALAAGGFTRVSFGMQSAVPRVLATLERTHDPARIAPVVRGARAAGLEVSLDLIYGTPGETIDDWRASLEQAIAQEPDHLSAYALIVEPGTKLARQIRRDEVPEPDEDLQADMYELADRMLGEAGYEWYEVSNWARDGRRSRHNLAYWQGHDWWGVGPGAHSHVGGVRWWNVKHPAAYADRVLAGASPGAGRESLDDATREVERVLLGARIRDGLAIPTLTAEGRRQVAGLIADGLVDPRAALSGTLVLTLQGRLLADAVVRRLLED, from the coding sequence ATGCCGTCCGCCCTGCCCCTCGCCGATCCCGCCCCCGCCGACGGGCTGCTGCCGACCTCCGCGGCCGACGGGGCGGACGCCCGCGCGTTCGGCGTGTACCTGCACGTGCCGTTCTGCCGCGTCCGCTGCGGCTACTGCGACTTCAACACCTACACGGCGCCCGAGCTCCGCGGCGTGAGGCAGTCCGACTACGCGTCCCAGGCCGTGCAGGAGGTGCGCTTCGCCGGATCCTCCCTCCGCGACTCCGGCATCCCCGCCCGGTCCGCGTCCACCGTCTTCCTCGGCGGCGGCACCCCGACGCTCCTCCCCGTGGAGGACCTCGTCCGGATGCTCGACGCCGTCCGCGAGACCTTCGGGCTCGCCGAGGGCGCCGAGGTCACGACGGAGGCCAACCCCGACAGCGTCGACGACGCCTACCTCGCCGCGCTCGCGGCCGGCGGCTTCACGCGCGTGTCCTTCGGCATGCAGTCCGCCGTGCCACGCGTGCTCGCCACGCTCGAGCGCACCCACGACCCTGCGCGCATAGCGCCCGTCGTCCGCGGCGCCCGGGCCGCCGGCCTCGAGGTCAGCCTCGACCTCATCTACGGGACGCCGGGGGAGACCATCGACGACTGGCGCGCCTCGCTCGAGCAGGCGATCGCGCAGGAGCCCGACCACCTCTCCGCCTACGCGCTCATCGTCGAGCCCGGGACGAAGCTCGCGCGGCAGATCCGGCGCGACGAGGTGCCCGAGCCCGACGAGGACCTCCAGGCGGACATGTACGAGCTCGCCGACCGCATGCTGGGCGAGGCCGGCTACGAGTGGTACGAGGTGAGCAACTGGGCGCGCGACGGCCGTCGCAGCCGCCACAACCTCGCCTACTGGCAGGGCCACGACTGGTGGGGCGTCGGCCCCGGCGCGCACAGCCACGTGGGCGGCGTCCGCTGGTGGAACGTCAAGCACCCGGCCGCGTACGCCGACCGCGTGCTCGCGGGTGCGTCGCCCGGCGCGGGCCGCGAGTCGCTCGACGACGCGACGCGCGAGGTGGAGCGCGTGCTGCTCGGCGCCCGCATCCGCGACGGCCTCGCCATCCCGACGCTCACGGCCGAGGGCCGCCGGCAGGTCGCGGGCCTCATCGCCGACGGCCTGGTGGATCCCCGCGCCGCCCTGTCCGGCACCCTCGTGCTCACGCTGCAGGGGCGCCTGCTGGCCGACGCCGTCGTGCGGCGGCTGCTCGAGGACTGA
- a CDS encoding VOC family protein: protein MSARIRHVAIDCRDPHALSLFWAGVTGFAEDPDEPNLPGQDAAWLGDPVSGLGIILQRADAPKAGKNRVHLDLAPDDRTRDQEVDRVLALGAALVADRRNADGSGWVVLADPEGNEFCVERSDAEREAGDVVGAVVL, encoded by the coding sequence GTGAGCGCGAGGATCCGGCACGTCGCGATCGACTGCAGGGACCCGCACGCGCTCTCGCTCTTCTGGGCCGGCGTGACCGGCTTCGCGGAGGACCCGGACGAGCCGAACCTCCCCGGCCAGGACGCCGCGTGGTTGGGTGACCCCGTCTCCGGGCTCGGCATCATCCTGCAGCGCGCGGATGCGCCGAAGGCCGGCAAGAACCGCGTGCACCTCGACCTCGCGCCCGACGACCGCACGCGCGACCAGGAGGTCGACCGCGTGCTGGCGCTGGGAGCCGCGCTCGTGGCCGACCGGCGGAACGCGGACGGCAGCGGCTGGGTCGTGCTCGCGGACCCCGAGGGCAACGAGTTCTGCGTGGAGCGCAGCGATGCCGAGCGCGAGGCCGGCGACGTGGTGGGCGCGGTCGTCCTCTGA
- a CDS encoding DUF4870 domain-containing protein codes for MSAPDPHPYGAPAPLTPSEDRLWASLTHFLAIFIVPSFIVWLVFRERGRFTDQEGKEATNWTINVVGALVILNVLQVVFGIIPILGVIIGLLLGLVIFAVVVVNIVFAIIGGTRVQAGRPYRYPLNIRWIK; via the coding sequence ATGTCCGCACCCGATCCCCACCCGTACGGCGCGCCCGCTCCGCTCACGCCGAGCGAGGACCGCCTCTGGGCGTCGCTCACGCACTTCCTCGCGATCTTCATCGTCCCGTCGTTCATCGTGTGGCTCGTGTTCCGCGAGCGCGGCCGCTTCACCGACCAGGAGGGCAAGGAGGCGACCAACTGGACCATCAACGTGGTCGGCGCCCTCGTCATCCTCAACGTGCTGCAGGTGGTCTTCGGGATCATCCCGATCCTCGGGGTCATCATCGGCCTGCTCCTCGGCCTCGTGATCTTCGCGGTGGTCGTGGTCAACATCGTGTTCGCGATCATCGGCGGCACGCGCGTGCAGGCGGGCCGGCCCTACCGCTACCCGCTCAACATCCGGTGGATCAAGTAG
- the hrcA gene encoding heat-inducible transcriptional repressor HrcA, which yields MVSERGLDVLRVIVQDYVSSREPVGSKSIVERHAFGVSAATIRNDMALLEEEELIAAPHTSSGRVPTDKGYRLFVDQLADVRPLTPAQRQAIHVFLGESVDLDDVLARTVRLLAQLTNQVALVQYPSLATSHVKHVELVALSTTRVLTVLITDTGRVEQRVVELAGDPDDAFLAVMRTRINQAVGGLGLAEAATRLETLSDEVEPAQRAAASVLAGTLVEQVLANRQERLLLAGSANLARTERDFPGSISPVLEAIEEQVVLLRLLGEMEADQHGVSVSIGRENAPFGLGETSVLTSGYSSSGGVLARLGVLGPTRMDYSTNMASVRAVARYLSRLLEER from the coding sequence ATGGTCTCGGAACGCGGGCTCGACGTCCTCCGGGTGATCGTGCAGGACTACGTGTCCTCGCGGGAGCCCGTGGGCTCCAAGTCCATCGTGGAGCGCCACGCCTTCGGCGTCTCGGCCGCCACCATCCGCAACGACATGGCCCTCCTCGAGGAGGAGGAGCTGATCGCCGCGCCGCACACCTCGTCCGGTCGCGTGCCGACCGACAAGGGGTACCGCCTCTTCGTCGACCAGCTCGCCGACGTGCGCCCGCTCACGCCCGCGCAGCGCCAGGCCATCCACGTGTTCCTCGGCGAGTCCGTCGACCTCGACGACGTGCTCGCGCGCACCGTCCGCCTCCTCGCGCAGCTCACCAACCAGGTCGCGCTCGTGCAGTACCCGTCGCTCGCCACGAGCCACGTCAAGCACGTCGAGCTCGTCGCCCTGTCGACGACGCGCGTGCTCACCGTGCTCATCACCGACACGGGCCGCGTCGAGCAGCGCGTCGTCGAGCTCGCGGGCGACCCGGACGACGCCTTCCTCGCGGTCATGCGCACGCGGATCAACCAGGCCGTCGGCGGTCTCGGCCTCGCCGAGGCGGCGACCCGGCTCGAGACACTGTCCGACGAGGTCGAGCCGGCCCAGCGCGCCGCGGCCTCCGTGCTCGCGGGCACGCTCGTCGAGCAGGTCCTCGCCAACCGCCAGGAGCGGCTGCTGCTGGCGGGATCCGCGAACCTCGCCCGGACGGAACGCGACTTCCCCGGGAGCATCTCGCCCGTCCTCGAGGCCATCGAGGAGCAGGTGGTGCTCCTGCGCCTGCTCGGCGAGATGGAGGCCGACCAGCACGGCGTCTCGGTGAGCATCGGCCGGGAGAACGCCCCGTTCGGCCTCGGCGAGACGAGCGTGCTCACCAGCGGCTACAGCTCGTCCGGCGGCGTGCTCGCGCGCCTCGGCGTGCTGGGTCCGACCCGCATGGACTACTCCACCAACATGGCGTCGGTGCGCGCGGTCGCGCGCTACCTCTCGCGCCTGCTCGAGGAGCGGTGA
- the dnaJ gene encoding molecular chaperone DnaJ, producing MADHYEVLGVSREATPEEIKKAYRKQARQLHPDVNDAPDAAERFKLVTHAYDVLSDPQQRQQYDLGPQAGFGGQGGQGFGGFGDIFETFFGGQQGGGGRGPRSRQERGQDALLRVEVELEEVIFGVHRDLEVDTAVVCDTCHGSCAQPGTSAVTCDICRGSGSIQRQVRSLLGNVMTSSPCGTCRGYGTVIPHPCPTCQGQGRVRARRTVPVDIPAGVDTGLRLQMPGSGEVGPAGGPNGDLYLEIKVKHHEVFSRNGDDLLATVEVSMVDAILGSDARIEALDGDVDLELRPGIQSAEIITVRGRGVSKLRGSGRGDLKIGIQVVTPQKLDHKERDLIQQFARRNKAPAPHLAHFQQGLFQKLRDRFLNV from the coding sequence GTGGCTGACCACTACGAAGTACTCGGCGTGAGCCGCGAGGCGACGCCAGAGGAGATCAAGAAGGCGTACCGCAAGCAGGCGCGCCAGCTCCACCCGGACGTCAACGACGCCCCCGACGCGGCCGAGCGGTTCAAGCTCGTCACGCACGCGTACGACGTGCTGTCGGATCCCCAGCAGCGCCAGCAGTACGACCTGGGCCCGCAGGCCGGGTTCGGCGGACAGGGCGGCCAGGGCTTCGGCGGGTTCGGCGACATCTTCGAGACGTTCTTCGGCGGCCAGCAGGGTGGCGGCGGACGCGGCCCGCGCTCGCGCCAGGAGCGCGGCCAGGACGCTCTCCTGCGCGTGGAGGTCGAGCTCGAGGAGGTCATCTTCGGCGTGCACCGCGACCTCGAGGTCGACACGGCGGTCGTCTGCGACACCTGCCACGGATCCTGCGCCCAGCCCGGCACGAGCGCCGTCACGTGCGACATCTGCCGCGGATCCGGCAGCATCCAGCGCCAGGTGCGCTCGCTCCTCGGCAACGTCATGACGTCGAGCCCCTGCGGCACCTGCCGTGGATACGGCACCGTCATCCCGCACCCGTGCCCCACCTGTCAGGGCCAGGGCCGCGTCCGCGCGCGCCGCACCGTGCCGGTGGACATCCCGGCCGGCGTCGACACGGGCCTGCGTCTCCAGATGCCGGGCTCCGGCGAGGTCGGCCCCGCGGGCGGCCCCAACGGCGACCTCTACCTCGAGATCAAGGTGAAGCACCACGAGGTCTTCAGCCGCAACGGCGACGACCTGCTCGCCACGGTCGAGGTGAGCATGGTCGACGCGATCCTCGGCAGCGACGCGCGCATCGAGGCGCTCGACGGCGACGTCGACCTGGAGCTGCGCCCCGGGATCCAGAGCGCCGAGATCATCACGGTGCGCGGTCGCGGCGTCTCGAAGCTCCGCGGCTCCGGTCGGGGTGACCTCAAGATCGGGATCCAGGTGGTCACGCCGCAGAAGCTCGACCACAAGGAGCGCGACCTCATCCAGCAGTTCGCGCGCCGCAACAAGGCGCCCGCCCCGCACCTCGCGCACTTCCAGCAGGGCCTGTTCCAGAAGCTCCGCGACCGCTTCCTCAACGTCTGA
- a CDS encoding 16S rRNA (uracil(1498)-N(3))-methyltransferase codes for MAHFYLADDIGASDLAVGRLLVLAGQEARHAVTVSRVRSGEGILVGDGRGTIASGTVTSAEPQRLELRVDAVEAHPEPTPRVVLVQALAKGDRDELAVQAATELGVDAVIPWQAQRSVSRWEGQKVTKGRDRWRAIVREAVKQSIRPRVPEVEALATTKDLVRMAATARVLVLDPTAVARLSRLDLATADGDAGPATDVLLVVGPEGGIAPAEVESLRAAGAIPVALGPGILRTSTAGPAALALVNAALGRW; via the coding sequence ATGGCGCACTTCTACCTGGCCGACGACATCGGCGCCTCCGACCTCGCGGTCGGGCGACTGCTGGTGCTCGCCGGGCAGGAGGCCCGCCATGCCGTGACCGTGAGCCGGGTGCGCTCCGGCGAGGGGATCCTCGTGGGGGACGGGCGCGGCACCATCGCGTCCGGCACCGTCACCTCGGCCGAGCCGCAGCGGCTCGAGCTCCGCGTCGACGCGGTCGAGGCGCACCCCGAGCCGACCCCGCGCGTGGTCCTCGTGCAGGCGCTCGCGAAGGGCGACCGCGACGAGCTCGCCGTGCAGGCCGCCACCGAGCTGGGCGTCGACGCGGTGATCCCGTGGCAGGCGCAGCGCTCCGTCTCCCGATGGGAGGGCCAGAAGGTCACCAAGGGCCGGGATCGCTGGCGCGCGATCGTCCGCGAGGCCGTGAAGCAGTCCATCCGTCCCCGCGTGCCCGAGGTGGAGGCGCTCGCGACGACGAAGGACCTCGTGCGCATGGCGGCGACCGCGCGCGTGCTCGTGCTCGACCCGACGGCCGTCGCGCGGCTGTCGCGGCTCGACCTGGCGACGGCCGACGGCGACGCGGGTCCCGCGACCGACGTCCTGCTCGTGGTCGGACCCGAGGGCGGCATCGCCCCCGCGGAGGTCGAGTCGCTGCGGGCGGCGGGGGCGATCCCGGTCGCGCTCGGCCCGGGGATCCTCCGCACGTCGACCGCGGGGCCGGCCGCGCTGGCGCTCGTCAACGCCGCGCTCGGGCGCTGGTGA